One part of the Negativicoccus succinicivorans genome encodes these proteins:
- a CDS encoding Cof-type HAD-IIB family hydrolase, with translation MNPNIRMLAIDMDGTLLHDDTTISPYTHDILTQALAAGVRVVVATGRMFCSARQLATELGLGDVPLVTYSGGLIAKCISGEILYHTPIPLATAREIVATARELDAFVHAYVHDELWVRFRDRRVDEYEKHSRIEAKVIGAEMDALSAAPTKLLINEPDPQKIARIAKVLREKFTGRVHFVQSSPMFFEMVAPHVSKGVAVEQLGLRYGIGMGQTMGFGNAQNDFDLLRAVGWPVAVANAVPELKALAGYIAPSNNEDGVAKTVAKYVLEATDGR, from the coding sequence GTGAATCCAAATATTCGTATGTTGGCGATCGACATGGACGGCACGCTGTTACATGACGACACGACGATTTCGCCATACACACATGACATATTGACGCAGGCACTGGCGGCCGGCGTGCGGGTAGTCGTGGCGACAGGGCGCATGTTTTGCTCGGCGCGACAACTGGCGACCGAACTCGGACTGGGAGATGTGCCTCTGGTCACGTATTCGGGCGGACTGATCGCCAAGTGCATTTCCGGTGAAATTTTATATCACACACCGATCCCGCTGGCCACCGCGCGCGAAATCGTGGCGACGGCGCGCGAGTTGGACGCGTTTGTGCATGCGTACGTGCATGATGAATTGTGGGTGCGCTTTCGCGACCGACGCGTCGATGAGTATGAGAAACACAGCCGCATCGAAGCGAAAGTTATCGGTGCTGAAATGGATGCGCTATCGGCTGCGCCGACGAAACTTTTGATCAACGAACCCGATCCGCAAAAAATCGCGCGCATAGCCAAGGTATTGCGGGAAAAATTTACCGGTCGGGTGCACTTTGTACAGTCGTCGCCGATGTTCTTTGAAATGGTGGCGCCTCACGTCAGCAAAGGGGTCGCCGTCGAGCAGTTGGGACTTCGGTACGGTATCGGCATGGGGCAGACGATGGGATTCGGCAACGCGCAAAATGATTTTGATCTGCTGCGCGCGGTCGGCTGGCCGGTGGCGGTCGCCAACGCCGTGCCGGAACTCAAAGCGTTAGCGGGGTATATTGCGCCGAGCAACAATGAAGACGGCGTCGCGAAAACAGTCGCGAAATATGTATTGGAGGCAACTGATGGCCGGTGA
- a CDS encoding S-layer homology domain-containing protein translates to MKLKSATLLLVLAGMVSAQAAQPFGDVTPQDWAYQAVQQLAAEGIIEGYPDQTFRGEKAITRYEMAQLVARAMVKKDRMNAEQQQQLQQLEAEFANELSSLGVRVSALEKRVGNVKVSGAVRLSYQTGDSDIRDGYGSGDDRVEAKADIKLAASVSPRTTVTTVLESTHALNGEPYTDAGYAGFKDYNNYDNLEVKYLFAQHHFDKGSLVFGKYRADLGVTGIFYNDAFSGVGLTLGNPTKGSHVKISYGHVQSLDMPFVHPMLVAYGIQSREDHSAFTPESLFVEYAYHQQRKVDFTAWHLQPSSKTGEVVKVYGVGLSVWPHPFVNIHGDYILNNAKDIVNNEKPKIWTAGASFGIAHPAYPHSFQVGLDYFSSDAGSYFGGNKLEVLRPYLSGMQKQDAHFLQGDSWKPAGNPIYDGAQAQVKQQLESIYGNQSTASYFADMMAEWTFDPKNAPKYFRQNYTQKHGGAEGWMASLKYVPVKNVYMEAFYVFDAKNKAGAKLDDTFRIQATYLF, encoded by the coding sequence ATGAAATTAAAATCCGCAACATTATTGCTCGTGTTGGCGGGGATGGTAAGCGCGCAGGCCGCGCAACCGTTCGGTGATGTAACGCCGCAGGATTGGGCGTATCAAGCGGTGCAGCAGCTGGCTGCCGAAGGGATCATCGAAGGATATCCCGATCAGACGTTCCGAGGAGAAAAGGCGATTACCCGTTACGAAATGGCGCAACTGGTCGCCCGCGCAATGGTCAAAAAAGACCGGATGAATGCTGAACAGCAGCAACAGCTGCAACAACTCGAAGCGGAATTCGCGAATGAACTCAGCAGTCTCGGAGTTCGTGTCAGCGCGCTGGAAAAGCGCGTCGGCAATGTGAAAGTCAGCGGCGCGGTTCGTTTGTCCTATCAGACCGGCGATTCGGATATTCGTGACGGTTACGGCAGCGGTGATGACCGCGTTGAAGCAAAAGCCGATATTAAATTAGCTGCCAGCGTCAGCCCGCGAACCACGGTAACCACGGTTTTGGAATCGACGCACGCTCTTAACGGCGAACCGTACACGGACGCGGGGTATGCCGGATTTAAAGACTACAATAACTATGATAATCTGGAAGTCAAATATCTTTTTGCGCAGCATCATTTCGATAAAGGCTCGCTTGTTTTCGGTAAATACCGCGCGGACTTGGGCGTAACCGGTATTTTCTACAATGATGCGTTCAGCGGTGTCGGCCTGACTTTGGGCAACCCGACAAAGGGCAGTCATGTTAAAATTTCCTACGGGCACGTGCAGAGTCTGGACATGCCGTTCGTTCACCCGATGCTCGTCGCTTACGGGATTCAGAGCCGCGAGGATCATTCGGCGTTTACACCGGAATCGTTATTCGTCGAATATGCCTATCACCAGCAGCGTAAAGTCGATTTTACCGCTTGGCATTTACAACCGAGCAGCAAAACCGGCGAAGTCGTTAAAGTGTACGGCGTGGGGCTTTCCGTTTGGCCGCATCCGTTCGTCAACATCCACGGCGATTACATTTTGAACAACGCGAAAGACATAGTCAATAACGAAAAACCGAAAATCTGGACCGCCGGCGCGTCTTTCGGTATCGCGCACCCGGCGTATCCGCACTCCTTCCAGGTCGGTCTGGATTACTTCTCCAGCGATGCCGGTTCGTACTTCGGCGGCAACAAATTGGAAGTACTGCGTCCGTACCTGAGCGGCATGCAGAAACAGGATGCTCACTTCCTGCAAGGTGACTCATGGAAACCGGCGGGCAACCCGATCTATGATGGCGCGCAGGCGCAAGTCAAACAGCAGTTGGAATCGATTTACGGTAACCAATCGACCGCGTCTTACTTCGCCGACATGATGGCGGAATGGACATTCGATCCGAAAAATGCGCCGAAATATTTCCGTCAGAACTATACTCAAAAACACGGCGGCGCGGAAGGCTGGATGGCCAGTCTCAAATATGTACCGGTGAAAAACGTGTACATGGAAGCGTTCTACGTTTTCGATGCGAAAAATAAAGCGGGCGCAAAACTCGATGATACGTTCCGCATCCAGGCGACCTATCTCTTCTAA
- a CDS encoding ABC transporter substrate-binding protein yields MKEILWRLLALCLGVLMLAGCGQESASPSAAPIPVKVGMLRLASSAPLFIGIEKGYFVEEGIAPEPVWFDAAQPIAVATASNAIDVGATGLTAGLYNLAAAGQVPYLVADKGREVPEHSGSFLVVTAQAYAAGVHEVKDLAGKTLGNTQAGSTYQYMAGHLLEQAGLDRAAVNYANLGKVSAVLAALTSGQIDGAIVNEPFASQLLESGQVKLLTPVGERLTYQTSAVFYAPRFAQNNDAGKRFMRAYIRACRDYYDAVFADAPVMTPAKRLETDARFREVVEIISRYTQTPAADVSRSLPYIDRDGKLATDDIAKQIAWYRSNGFMEHDLAAEACIRTQSWQAAYDSLK; encoded by the coding sequence ATGAAAGAAATCCTGTGGCGCCTGCTGGCGCTTTGTTTGGGAGTATTGATGCTGGCGGGTTGCGGCCAAGAGTCCGCGTCCCCTTCCGCGGCGCCAATCCCCGTCAAAGTGGGGATGTTGCGGCTGGCCAGTTCCGCGCCGCTTTTCATCGGCATCGAAAAAGGATATTTCGTGGAGGAGGGCATTGCGCCGGAACCGGTCTGGTTTGACGCGGCGCAACCGATCGCTGTCGCGACGGCATCGAACGCCATTGACGTGGGCGCTACCGGTTTGACGGCGGGTCTTTACAATTTGGCGGCGGCCGGGCAGGTTCCCTATCTTGTCGCCGATAAAGGTCGGGAAGTTCCCGAACACTCCGGCAGCTTTCTTGTCGTGACGGCGCAAGCGTATGCGGCGGGCGTGCACGAGGTGAAAGATCTGGCGGGAAAAACGCTGGGAAATACGCAGGCGGGTTCCACTTACCAGTATATGGCAGGTCATTTGCTGGAGCAGGCAGGCTTGGATCGCGCCGCGGTAAATTATGCGAATCTCGGCAAAGTCAGTGCCGTTTTAGCGGCGCTGACATCGGGACAAATTGACGGCGCGATTGTCAATGAGCCCTTTGCCTCCCAGCTGTTGGAAAGCGGTCAGGTAAAATTGCTGACGCCGGTGGGAGAACGCTTGACCTATCAGACCTCAGCCGTTTTTTACGCGCCGCGTTTTGCCCAAAACAATGACGCCGGGAAGCGTTTTATGCGAGCGTATATCCGCGCCTGCAGAGACTACTATGATGCGGTGTTCGCCGACGCACCGGTGATGACGCCGGCCAAACGTCTGGAAACGGACGCGCGTTTTCGCGAAGTGGTCGAAATCATCAGCCGGTATACGCAAACGCCGGCCGCCGATGTCAGTCGCAGTCTTCCCTACATCGATCGCGACGGTAAACTTGCAACCGATGATATCGCTAAGCAAATTGCCTGGTATCGGTCCAACGGTTTTATGGAACATGACCTCGCGGCCGAAGCCTGTATTCGAACACAAAGCTGGCAGGCCGCATATGACAGTTTAAAGTAA
- a CDS encoding alpha/beta fold hydrolase, translated as MKNGSLYFKTKDGTSLYVEISGQGRPLMLCHGWLCSGRCWQKNRDELNRHFQVITWDLRGHGRSQKTLAGHTIRQYAADIHEIILNFSLQDVILGGWSLGGPTVLSYWDQFGTEGRVTGVLLIDMTPFPYSPERWNSHALKGFNADQWNAQVNQYLNDRDGFTEAFFRKCWHGEPPADVAFALEDMRAAAPWSAVAIYNDYLTNDFSAVLPTVSVPTLVMSSDNHVFPAGVTQGQHITTLLPRGDYKEFTDAGHFFFFEQPEKFNQAVISFGK; from the coding sequence ATGAAAAACGGATCGCTGTATTTCAAGACCAAAGACGGCACGTCACTCTACGTGGAGATTTCCGGCCAAGGCCGACCGCTGATGTTGTGTCACGGCTGGCTCTGTTCCGGTCGCTGCTGGCAAAAAAATCGTGACGAACTCAATCGCCACTTTCAGGTCATCACCTGGGACCTGCGGGGTCACGGTCGCTCCCAGAAAACATTGGCGGGGCACACGATCCGTCAATATGCGGCTGACATTCACGAAATTATTTTAAATTTCAGTTTGCAAGACGTCATTTTAGGCGGCTGGTCGCTCGGCGGACCGACCGTGCTTTCCTACTGGGACCAATTCGGTACGGAAGGCCGCGTCACGGGCGTACTGCTGATCGATATGACGCCGTTCCCCTACAGTCCCGAGCGTTGGAACAGTCATGCGCTGAAAGGTTTCAACGCGGATCAATGGAATGCGCAGGTCAACCAATACCTCAACGATCGCGACGGTTTTACCGAAGCGTTTTTCCGTAAATGTTGGCACGGAGAGCCGCCCGCCGATGTGGCGTTCGCCCTCGAAGACATGCGCGCCGCCGCTCCATGGAGCGCGGTCGCGATTTACAACGATTATTTGACGAATGACTTTTCCGCGGTCTTGCCAACCGTCAGCGTACCGACACTTGTCATGAGTTCGGACAATCACGTCTTCCCCGCCGGCGTCACGCAGGGTCAGCACATCACGACCTTGTTGCCGCGCGGCGATTATAAAGAATTTACCGATGCCGGTCATTTCTTTTTCTTTGAACAGCCGGAAAAATTCAATCAGGCTGTCATTTCCTTTGGGAAGTAA
- a CDS encoding cysteine hydrolase family protein translates to MKIQVDPKYRSFYYQDVETYPELNLDPKTTALLLVDLQNEFAHDEMGEALELKKEGTWDRWKYFRDRLKTTTIPNARRLLDYFRDHELRVTFGRIACLLTDGEDRETVQKSDGWNGIFIHADSTEAAMVEELTPQDNELVFNKTTDSVTTGTNICRILRNMGIKTVVVGGIVTDQCVAGTVRGLADDSFQVICVEDACAAATQELHDAELKIMNLIYCQVLSTDQTIALLDEAREKHAK, encoded by the coding sequence ATGAAAATTCAAGTGGATCCGAAGTACCGTTCGTTTTACTACCAGGACGTCGAAACCTATCCGGAGCTCAATCTGGATCCGAAAACGACGGCCTTGCTGCTCGTCGATCTGCAAAACGAATTCGCCCATGACGAAATGGGCGAAGCGCTGGAATTGAAAAAAGAAGGCACATGGGATCGCTGGAAGTATTTCCGCGACCGTTTGAAAACGACGACGATCCCCAACGCGCGACGCCTGCTCGATTATTTCCGCGACCATGAATTGCGCGTCACATTCGGGCGAATCGCCTGCCTGTTGACCGACGGCGAAGATCGGGAAACCGTCCAGAAGTCGGACGGCTGGAACGGCATCTTCATTCACGCGGATTCGACGGAAGCCGCGATGGTGGAAGAACTCACCCCGCAAGACAATGAGCTCGTTTTCAACAAAACGACCGACAGCGTGACGACCGGCACGAATATTTGCCGTATTTTACGCAATATGGGCATTAAAACGGTGGTCGTCGGCGGCATCGTCACCGACCAATGCGTCGCCGGAACGGTGCGCGGCTTAGCGGACGACAGCTTCCAAGTCATTTGCGTAGAAGATGCGTGCGCGGCTGCGACGCAGGAACTTCACGACGCGGAACTGAAAATCATGAATCTGATTTATTGCCAGGTACTCTCGACCGATCAAACGATCGCTCTGCTTGACGAAGCGCGGGAAAAACACGCCAAATAA
- a CDS encoding YjiG family protein, which translates to MNNMNTQSKNPFDVFVIGARKGWNIAVNNMIPNVLMAFAIAHILDLLGVLDFMSAIFGPVMGIFGLPGQAVMALLTAWLSISAGVGMAVSLAGQGLLSGTHLTILLPAMVLMGSQLQYMGRLLAVADVKKKYWPLLMLTSIMNAVIAMFIMRILA; encoded by the coding sequence ATGAATAACATGAATACGCAAAGTAAAAATCCTTTTGACGTATTCGTCATCGGGGCTCGCAAAGGTTGGAACATCGCGGTCAACAACATGATCCCGAACGTCTTGATGGCGTTTGCGATCGCGCACATTTTGGATCTTCTGGGCGTGCTCGATTTCATGAGCGCGATTTTCGGACCGGTCATGGGGATCTTCGGCTTGCCGGGACAGGCTGTCATGGCGCTTTTGACGGCGTGGCTTTCCATTTCCGCCGGCGTCGGCATGGCGGTATCGCTCGCGGGGCAGGGCCTTTTGAGCGGCACGCATTTGACGATTTTATTGCCGGCGATGGTTCTGATGGGATCGCAGCTGCAGTATATGGGTCGACTGCTCGCGGTCGCCGATGTCAAAAAGAAATACTGGCCGCTGTTGATGCTGACCAGTATCATGAATGCCGTAATTGCCATGTTCATCATGCGCATACTGGCGTAA
- a CDS encoding nucleoside recognition domain-containing protein has translation MAEEKRKTDAPQGQPVESTAKSDRRQEAERLLGGKVGIGAYIALIAAIIFFSGILMKVDGMKWLSAFDYTTLIGKYGTMKVPEKATWLGMGGFSARQGFLFALSLAPSVMLALGVIEVLAQYGAIRAAHKLMTPLLKPILGLPGLTGLALITDLQSTDAGAAQTKELFDEGLINDKEHTIMTAWQYSGAGMISNYFATGSAVFAALTVPVILPLGIIFVMKFVGGAFVRFMLNTVYGKDFADE, from the coding sequence ATGGCAGAAGAAAAGCGGAAAACTGACGCGCCGCAAGGCCAACCTGTCGAATCGACAGCAAAATCGGACCGACGGCAGGAAGCGGAACGTCTGCTTGGCGGTAAAGTCGGTATCGGCGCTTACATCGCGTTGATTGCGGCCATCATTTTTTTCTCTGGCATTTTGATGAAAGTCGACGGTATGAAATGGTTGAGCGCGTTTGACTATACGACCTTGATCGGTAAGTACGGTACGATGAAAGTACCGGAAAAAGCGACTTGGCTCGGTATGGGCGGTTTTTCCGCGCGGCAAGGCTTTTTATTCGCGCTTTCGTTGGCGCCGTCCGTAATGCTTGCATTGGGCGTGATCGAAGTGCTTGCGCAATACGGCGCGATTCGCGCGGCGCATAAGTTGATGACGCCGCTGTTGAAACCGATTTTAGGCTTACCGGGATTGACGGGGCTGGCGCTGATTACGGACTTGCAGAGTACGGATGCCGGCGCGGCGCAGACGAAGGAATTATTTGATGAAGGCTTGATCAATGATAAGGAACACACGATTATGACCGCCTGGCAGTACAGCGGCGCGGGCATGATCAGTAATTACTTCGCGACCGGATCGGCGGTATTTGCGGCATTGACCGTGCCGGTTATTTTGCCGCTGGGAATTATTTTCGTCATGAAGTTTGTCGGCGGCGCATTTGTCCGCTTTATGTTAAATACGGTTTACGGAAAGGATTTTGCCGATGAATAA
- a CDS encoding amidohydrolase — MAREQDFREYLHTIPELGLEEHKTSEFVAKTLREAGFDVTEGLGGHTGVVGIFDSGKPGPTMAVRADMDALGHIVDGKHVAIHSCGHDAHTAMALTAGEEIIQEGIVKRGKLKMIFQPAEEIGQGAYTIVDSGVLDDVDYLIGQHVRPIQEAKLGQAIAALYYSASHTVEFEIKGQRAHGARPHLGHNALHAAALAILAATGIQPNPERSFSVKATRCLCDSGATNAIPDKVLLAFDMRAGDNDTMAELNEKIKIAVENAVAAFSCTCTCKTLIDLPAAVYNDDMCELLEESIAEVLGRENTLPAQTTPGGEDFCHYVIAKPNLHVGFYGLGADLKPGLHQPDMHFNTEALTYGKTILKTAVSKVLGENSKYNGEHNR, encoded by the coding sequence ATGGCAAGAGAACAGGATTTCAGAGAATATTTACATACCATCCCGGAGCTCGGGTTGGAGGAGCATAAAACATCCGAATTCGTAGCCAAAACACTGCGGGAAGCCGGCTTTGATGTCACGGAAGGCCTGGGCGGTCACACCGGTGTCGTCGGCATTTTTGACAGCGGCAAACCCGGCCCGACGATGGCCGTGCGCGCGGATATGGATGCGCTCGGACATATCGTCGACGGCAAGCATGTCGCGATTCACAGCTGCGGTCACGACGCCCACACGGCGATGGCGCTGACGGCCGGCGAAGAAATCATTCAAGAAGGAATCGTCAAACGCGGTAAGCTGAAAATGATTTTCCAGCCGGCGGAAGAAATCGGTCAGGGCGCGTACACGATCGTCGACAGCGGCGTGTTGGATGACGTCGATTACCTGATCGGGCAGCATGTTCGTCCGATTCAGGAGGCAAAATTAGGACAGGCGATCGCCGCCCTCTACTACTCGGCAAGCCACACCGTGGAATTCGAAATCAAAGGGCAACGCGCGCACGGCGCTCGACCGCATTTAGGTCACAACGCTTTGCATGCGGCGGCGCTGGCGATCCTCGCCGCCACGGGAATCCAACCGAATCCGGAACGTTCGTTCAGCGTCAAAGCCACCCGCTGCCTCTGTGATTCCGGCGCGACAAACGCGATCCCAGACAAAGTATTGCTCGCTTTTGATATGCGCGCCGGTGATAACGATACCATGGCGGAACTCAATGAAAAAATCAAAATCGCCGTGGAAAACGCCGTCGCCGCTTTTTCCTGCACCTGCACCTGCAAAACATTGATCGATTTACCGGCCGCCGTGTACAACGACGACATGTGCGAACTGTTGGAAGAAAGTATTGCCGAAGTCCTCGGCCGCGAAAACACGTTGCCGGCGCAAACCACGCCGGGCGGCGAAGATTTCTGCCACTACGTCATCGCCAAGCCGAATTTGCATGTCGGCTTCTACGGTCTGGGCGCCGATCTCAAACCCGGGTTGCATCAGCCGGATATGCATTTCAATACCGAGGCCCTCACGTACGGCAAAACCATTTTGAAAACGGCCGTATCCAAAGTGCTCGGCGAAAATTCAAAATATAACGGCGAACACAACCGCTAA
- the surE gene encoding 5'/3'-nucleotidase SurE, which produces MHIFMSNDDGIEARGLRMLARNLVDLGEITLIAPHQECSSSSSALTLRERLYLKEEHTGEPRFKAFSFTGRPADCAKFGISYWLQDTPPDLVVSGINNGYNVGSDVTYSGTVAVAIEGHYEKIPSLAVSGQTFDEEFLERAVPFVRDFIQKVFVEGKYPGLLNLNIPNIPEIDWHHVKVCRQGLQFYENAITSAVDENGQIYYRVKGRALPDSDQEDDVYFLHRGWITVTPLTWYQGADQEIGAVEDLLHAIAQQEVKQ; this is translated from the coding sequence ATGCATATTTTCATGTCAAATGACGATGGGATTGAAGCGCGCGGCTTGCGTATGCTGGCGCGAAACCTGGTGGATCTCGGTGAAATTACGTTGATCGCGCCGCATCAAGAGTGCAGTTCGAGTTCTTCGGCGCTGACTTTGCGTGAGCGTTTGTATCTCAAGGAAGAGCATACGGGCGAACCGCGTTTCAAAGCGTTTTCTTTTACCGGACGGCCGGCCGATTGCGCGAAATTCGGCATCTCGTATTGGTTACAGGACACGCCGCCGGATTTAGTGGTGTCCGGCATCAATAACGGCTACAACGTCGGCAGCGATGTGACATATTCCGGAACGGTGGCAGTCGCGATTGAAGGGCATTACGAAAAAATTCCGTCGCTCGCGGTTTCGGGGCAGACATTTGATGAAGAATTTTTGGAACGGGCAGTACCTTTTGTTCGCGACTTTATTCAAAAAGTTTTCGTGGAAGGCAAATATCCGGGATTGCTGAATTTAAATATTCCCAATATTCCCGAAATCGACTGGCACCATGTCAAAGTTTGTCGTCAGGGCCTGCAGTTTTATGAAAATGCGATCACGTCAGCGGTGGATGAAAACGGTCAGATTTACTACCGCGTCAAAGGACGCGCGTTGCCGGATTCGGATCAGGAAGACGATGTCTACTTTTTGCATCGCGGCTGGATTACGGTGACGCCGCTGACCTGGTATCAGGGCGCGGATCAGGAGATCGGCGCGGTGGAGGATCTGCTGCACGCGATTGCGCAGCAAGAAGTGAAGCAATAA
- a CDS encoding glycosyltransferase family 2 protein, with translation MTYYMDIIMIPIQIIVALFTVYYTVLAISGMFRKKEAKILTPKNRFAIIVAAHNEEQVLGALIDNLFMLKYPRELYDVYVVADNCTDGTAQLARDHGAIVYERFNTEQVGKGYAMDWLFHKVYETGIEYDAFCVFDADNLVHLDFLTEMNSRLEKGEQVIQGYLSAKNPSDTWVSATFAMAFWIVNHLWHLGKYNIGLSTALGGTGMCISSHVLRTYGWGCNCLTEDMEFSMKVLYEGNIRTTWADDAIVYDEKPLRFMQSWNQRKRWAQGHFDCAGRYIPKLFKRGFATGNIRMLDGILQLSQPHFMLLSTFYLLMTYVNDSVPFFTNVLYNDRVMPVEFWTTIGMLQFILPIIVLWRISVPKKVWLYVPLYPIFIYSWVPITFLGFLNRHKKEWSHTEHTRQISFDEVPLHLDSKGPN, from the coding sequence ATGACCTATTACATGGATATCATTATGATACCCATCCAGATCATCGTGGCGCTGTTCACGGTGTACTACACGGTCCTGGCCATTTCGGGCATGTTCCGCAAAAAAGAAGCCAAGATCCTGACGCCGAAAAATCGTTTCGCCATTATCGTCGCCGCGCATAATGAAGAGCAGGTTTTGGGCGCGCTGATTGATAATCTTTTCATGCTGAAATATCCGCGTGAACTTTACGATGTTTATGTCGTCGCGGATAACTGCACCGACGGTACCGCGCAACTCGCTCGAGATCACGGCGCCATCGTCTATGAACGGTTCAATACGGAGCAGGTCGGCAAAGGCTATGCGATGGACTGGCTGTTTCATAAGGTTTATGAAACGGGGATTGAATACGACGCTTTTTGCGTGTTCGACGCGGATAACCTCGTCCATCTGGATTTTCTGACGGAAATGAACAGCCGCTTGGAGAAAGGCGAACAGGTTATTCAAGGTTACCTGAGCGCGAAAAACCCGTCGGATACATGGGTGTCCGCGACGTTCGCGATGGCGTTTTGGATCGTCAATCATTTGTGGCATCTGGGCAAGTATAATATCGGTCTTTCCACCGCGCTCGGCGGCACGGGCATGTGCATCTCGAGTCATGTGCTGCGAACCTACGGCTGGGGCTGCAACTGTTTGACGGAAGATATGGAATTCTCCATGAAAGTTCTGTACGAAGGCAATATTCGCACGACATGGGCCGACGACGCCATTGTTTACGATGAAAAACCGCTCCGCTTCATGCAGTCCTGGAACCAGCGCAAACGCTGGGCGCAGGGACACTTCGACTGCGCCGGACGGTATATTCCTAAATTGTTCAAACGCGGTTTTGCGACCGGTAATATTCGCATGCTTGACGGTATTTTACAATTGTCGCAGCCGCATTTTATGCTGCTTTCGACCTTTTATTTATTGATGACTTATGTAAACGATTCTGTTCCGTTCTTTACCAACGTACTGTATAATGATCGCGTTATGCCGGTGGAATTTTGGACGACCATCGGTATGTTGCAATTTATTTTGCCGATTATCGTATTGTGGCGGATCAGCGTTCCCAAGAAAGTTTGGTTGTACGTTCCTCTGTATCCGATCTTTATTTATTCCTGGGTGCCGATTACCTTCCTGGGATTCCTGAACCGACATAAAAAAGAGTGGAGTCATACCGAACATACGCGGCAAATTTCGTTTGATGAAGTGCCGTTGCATCTGGACAGTAAAGGACCGAATTAA
- the pssA gene encoding CDP-diacylglycerol--serine O-phosphatidyltransferase, with amino-acid sequence MRKEWIPNLFTALNIAMGTLSLMFTVQGNFNAAGWAILLAAVADGLDGRVARAFGVAGDFGKELDSLCDVVSFGVAPAVLLYTWQMALMPFGLGAIAAVLLAVCGAMRLARFNINTDVVHGFFMGMPIPTTGCLAATYVLSDAPLPVYLTWVLTLVLAWVMVSEMHYPDFKGKAADPVQKKALAVVVVIGLLLLFDEPSRWAFVFFFMYFLFGILNTIWNRLDRSGGRRA; translated from the coding sequence ATGCGTAAAGAATGGATACCGAATCTTTTTACGGCTTTGAATATTGCCATGGGGACACTGTCGTTGATGTTTACCGTGCAGGGGAATTTCAACGCGGCTGGCTGGGCGATTTTGCTCGCGGCAGTGGCGGACGGTTTGGACGGGCGGGTAGCTCGTGCGTTCGGCGTAGCCGGAGATTTCGGTAAAGAGTTGGACTCATTATGTGATGTGGTATCGTTCGGTGTGGCGCCGGCCGTTTTGCTCTATACTTGGCAAATGGCGCTCATGCCGTTCGGTTTGGGAGCGATTGCCGCTGTGCTTTTAGCGGTCTGTGGCGCGATGCGCTTAGCTCGTTTCAATATTAATACGGATGTGGTGCACGGCTTTTTCATGGGGATGCCGATCCCGACAACGGGATGTTTGGCCGCGACCTATGTGCTGTCGGATGCGCCGTTGCCGGTGTATCTTACCTGGGTGCTGACGCTGGTATTGGCATGGGTGATGGTCAGCGAAATGCATTACCCGGATTTCAAGGGTAAAGCCGCCGATCCGGTGCAGAAAAAAGCGCTGGCGGTCGTGGTCGTCATCGGGCTGCTCTTGCTATTCGATGAACCGTCACGTTGGGCGTTTGTATTCTTTTTCATGTATTTCTTGTTCGGCATTTTAAATACGATTTGGAATCGGTTGGATCGATCCGGCGGAAGGAGAGCGTAG